One window of Corvus moneduloides isolate bCorMon1 chromosome 13, bCorMon1.pri, whole genome shotgun sequence genomic DNA carries:
- the FEM1B gene encoding protein fem-1 homolog B yields MEGLAGYVYKAASEGRVLTLAALLLNRSESDIKYLLGYVSQHGGQRSTPLIIAARNGHAKVVRLLLEHYRVHTQQTGTVRFDGFVIDGATALWCAAGAGHFEVVKLLVSHGANVNHTTVTNSTPLRAACFDGRLDIVKYLVENNANISIANKYDNTCLMIAAYKGHTDVVRYLLEQHADPNAKAHCGATALHFAAEAGHLEIVRELVKWKAAMMVNGHGMTPLKVAAESCKADVVELLLAHADCDRRSRIEALELLGASFANDRENYDILKTYHYLYLAMLERYRDSENVIEKEVLPQIEAYGNRSECRTPQELESIRQDRDALHMEGLIVRERILGSDNIDVSHPIIYRGAVYADNMEFEQCIKLWLHALHLRQKGNRNTHKDLLRFAQVFSQMIHLNEPVKAKDIESVLRCSVLEIEQGMARLKTTPDADIHTATDNYECNIFTFLYLVCISTKTQCSEEDQSRINKQIYNLIHLDPRTRDGSSLLHHAVNSGTPVDDFHTNDVCSFPNALVTKLLLDCGADVNAVDNEGNSPLHIIVQYHRPISDFLTLHSIIISLVEAGAHTDMTNKQKKTPLDKSTTGVSEILLKTQMKLSLKCLAARAVRIYNISYQNQIPRTLEEFVQFH; encoded by the exons ATGGAGGGGCTGGCGGGGTACGTGTACAAGGCGGCCAGCGAGGGCCGCGTGCTCACCTTGGCCGCGCTGCTGCTGAACCGCTCCGAGAGCGACATCAAGTACCTGCTGGGCTACGTGAGCCAGCACGGCGGGCAGCGCTCCACGCCGCTCATCATCGCCGCCCGCAACGGGCACGCCAAGGTGGTGCGGCTGCTGCTCGAGCACTACCGCGTCCACACGCAGCAGACCGGCACCGTCCGCTTCGACGG CTTCGTCATCGACGGGGCCACCGCGCTGTGGTGCGCGGCCGGGGCCGGCCACTTCGAGGTGGTCAAGCTGCTGGTGAGCCATGGCGCCAACGTCAACCACACCACGGTGACCAACTCGACGCCGCTGCGGGCGGCCTGCTTCGATGGCCGGCTGGACATCGTGAAGTACCTGGTGGAGAACAACGCCAACATCAGCATCGCCAACAAGTACGACAACACCTGCCTGATGATCGCGGCCTACAAGGGCCACACGGACGTGGTGCGCTACCTCCTGGAGCAGCACGCCGACCCCAACGCCAAGGCCCACTGCGGGGCCACCGCCCTGCACTTTGCCGCCGAGGCCGGCCACCTGGAGATCGTCAGGGAGCTGGTCAAGTGGAAGGCGGCCATGATGGTCAACGGGCACGGCATGACGCCGCTCAAAGTGGCCGCCGAGAGCTGCAAGGCCGAtgtggtggagctgctgctggctcacGCCGACTGCgacaggaggagcaggatcGAAGCTCTGGAGCTTCTGGGGGCCTCGTTTGCCAACGACAGGGAGAACTATGACATACTGAAGACTTACCACTATTTATATTTAGCCATGCTGGAGAGGTACCGCGACAGTGAGAACGTCATCGAGAAGGAGGTGCTTCCCCAGATCGAAGCTTACGGGAACAGGTCGGAGTGCAGGACCCCTCAGGAATTAGAGTCCATTAGGCAGGACAGGGATGCCCTTCACATGGAAGGCCTCATAGTGCGGGAGAGAATCCTGGGCTCGGACAATATCGACGTCTCCCACCCCATCATTTACCGCGGCGCGGTCTACGCGGACAACATGGAGTTCGAGCAGTGCATCAAGCTCTGGCTCCATGCGCTGCACCTGCGGCAGAAAGGCAACAGGAACACCCACAAGGACCTGCTGAGGTTCGCTCAGGTCTTCTCCCAGATGATCCACCTGAACGAGCCTGTGAAAGCCAAGGACATCGAGAGCGTCCTGCGCTGCAGCGTGCTGGAGATCGAGCAGGGCATGGCCCGCCTCAAAACCACCCCGGACGCCGACATCCACACGGCCACAGACAACTACGAGTGCAACATCTTCACCTTCCTCTACCTGGTGTGCATCTCCACCAAGACGCAGTGCAGCGAGGAGGACCAGTCGCGCATCAACAAGCAGATCTACAACCTGATCCACCTGGACCCGCGCACGCGCGACGGCTCCAGCCTGCTGCACCACGCCGTCAACTCTGGCACACCCGTGGACGACTTCCACACCAACGACGTGTGCAGCTTCCCCAACGCCCTGGTCACCAAGCTCCTGCTGGATTGCGGCGCCGACGTCAACGCCGTGGACAACGAGGGCAACAGCCCCCTGCACATCATCGTGCAGTATCACCGGCCCATCAGCGACTTCTTGACGTTGCACTCCATCATCATCAGCCTGGTGGAGGCCGGTGCCCACACGGACATGACCAACAAGCAGAAGAAGACCCCCCTGGATAAAAGTACCACCGGGGTGTCCGAAATCCTCCTTAAAACTCAAATGAAGCTGAGTCTCAAGTGCCTGGCTGCCCGCGCCGTGCGGATCTACAACATTAGCTACCAAAACCAGATCCCCAGGACTCTGGAAGAGTTTGTCCAGTTCCACTAG